The region CCGCGAGAAGGTTAAGGTTGCGTTGTAGGCAGACGCATAATTCATTTCAAAAACCCCGCCTTGCCAAAGTCTGCACCAGACTTGCAAGGCGGGGTTTCTATTGGGCTAAGTCGATACTATTAGAGAAGCGGACTACAAACTGTTAGCTGCTACCTTCCAACTCTTCACTAACATCTAACAGCTGCCTGCCCACCGACTGAGCCGCAGATCCCGGGAGGATCTGCATTCCTCCAGATGTTAACTAGTTACTCCTTATTCAGATTCTCACAGGTGAAGCCCTGCTGCTTCAGCGTACGCTGTGAGTCCCCATACTGCGGATTCAGAGCGTAGAAGCGGGCAATCATGCTGGTCCAGCTCCGCTCCGTCAGCCCCTGGGACTTGAGCAGCTCCCGGTGGGTCTCATTATATTCTTCGATCAAGTGTTGCTGATCAGGGTTATAGACCTCTTCATGGTATACAGCTGCTATAGGCAGGCGTGAACTCTTCGGCTGTTCTCCCGCCGGATAGCCAATGCAGAGACCGACCACAGGAAATACATACTCTGGCAGCTGCAACAGTTCAATCACTCCTGCCGTGTTGCGGCGCACGCCCCCGATCGGGATAATCCCCAGCCCCAGCGACTCGGCGGCAGCCACTGCGTTCGCTAGCGCAATGCCGGCATCCGTAGCTCCAACCAGCAGCGCGTCTACATCCGCAGCCGTTTCGAACGGCTGGCCTTCCAGCTCCGCCGCAAGCTTGGCCCGGTGAAAGTCCATGCAGAACACCAGGAAGACCGGCGCTGCCGCCACGTGCTTCTGGTTGCCGCACAGCACCGACAGCTGCTGCCTGCGTTCCTCACTGCGTACCGCAATCATCGATACCTGCTGGCCGTTCACCCAAGACGGTGCCGCCTGAGCTGCCTCAATAATCGTCTTCAGCTTCCAAGGCTCCACCGCCTGCCCGCTGTAGTTCCGGAACGAACGGTGGTTCATAAGTAATCTAATCACATCATTCAAAGGTTCATTTCCTCTCCCATCTATATTTGTCCATGTACCATCTACACTATCATAGCCCAATCCCCTTGGAGACTGCCAGCACACAATGTTTAATACCGCAAATATGGTGGCTGCAAATTCAGGGG is a window of Paenibacillus sp. FSL H3-0469 DNA encoding:
- a CDS encoding NADPH-dependent oxidoreductase, with amino-acid sequence MIRLLMNHRSFRNYSGQAVEPWKLKTIIEAAQAAPSWVNGQQVSMIAVRSEERRQQLSVLCGNQKHVAAAPVFLVFCMDFHRAKLAAELEGQPFETAADVDALLVGATDAGIALANAVAAAESLGLGIIPIGGVRRNTAGVIELLQLPEYVFPVVGLCIGYPAGEQPKSSRLPIAAVYHEEVYNPDQQHLIEEYNETHRELLKSQGLTERSWTSMIARFYALNPQYGDSQRTLKQQGFTCENLNKE